The following nucleotide sequence is from Capra hircus breed San Clemente chromosome 16, ASM170441v1, whole genome shotgun sequence.
CAGGGATCACAGGCAGGGAACCCCCTCAGGCCAGCCCCCTGAGAAGTGTGTGTCTGGACCCATTGCATTTAAATACCTCTTCCCACTTACTTTAACATTCTCAGCACAGAGTCCTGTTCTCCTAAGAGATGCCCCCTCTCCTTGAAGATGATGGGGCACTTCCCATCCCTCCCCTTTCTagactccctccctctcttcctctgcccttttCCCAGCCTCTGGTTTCTCCAGTCCTCCTCCAGATCAGGCCCCTTTTTATGGCTGGAAGTCTTCCGGGCGGATTTTCATCTCCACTCGTTTGAGGGAGTAGCTGGAGCCGTGCCAGCCATaccaggtgatgccatccaggtgCTTGTTGTGCTCCCCGAGGCGGTAGTAGACGCCATTGAGGTTGGAGTCTGTGCAGCAGTTGTAccagtatccacctgcaatgggaaACAGTCAgtgctctggtgtcctcagagaCCGCTGACACCCTGGGCAGCAGGGATGCGCTGAGCCATTAGGGTCAGTGTCACAAAGGAGTACAAAGCCAGAAAGCTGACTGGGCAGCTATAAATCCACTCTTTCTCCTCCAGCAGGGCTGTGGCCCTGCCTCTGAACTCTCCCCTCCAGACCCTGACTCTCACCTTTGCGGAGCTGGGCACACTTGTCCAGGCAGTTGTCGTTGTCCTTGTCCTTGGTGCTGAAGGCTGTGTTGTTGTGATAGATGAGGGCGTCATTTCCCACGTCGCCGCTGTAGTTCCCCAGGAAGAGGCGGTAGCTATTCAGTTCGTTGCCCAGAACAAAGTGGCTGTACTCGGCGTAGCGCATGTTGCCCTCCCAGTCCTGTCAGGAGAGGCAGAGCCTTAGAAAAAATGGCAGGGCCTCCTGTCATACTACCctgcccctcttctctctctccagctGGAGCCATATGTCTTCTTACTGCAGGGAACGTAGCAAGACTTTACTTGTCTGTCTCTAGTTTAACACACTAACCTGGGAATCGGACAGCAAGAGTCCTAGATCAGACTTCCCTCATGAGTCCCCATATGACTTAAttagtctctctttctcttcctcttcattcTGTCTTCCTGTGTCTGTGAAGTGTAGACCTGAGTTTTGCTGTATCCTGGTCTGAGGTGTCATAAGAGTAACTTGAGAATATAGTGACGCTTCAGGGCCTTTAAGGAAGATCACTAACTGACATCAATAAGGTTTGCTTGCAGAGGTCCTTATACCCCAGGCCAGGGCAGGGACCAGTCTTTCAGCCCAGCTAACTATTGGATTCCTCTGCTCTGGCCTGAGTCTGGCCTCTCCTGTACCTACAGTCTCACTTTTGTGAAAAATACaggggtaaaaaagaaaaaaacctattcTTCCTCAACTGTACTACAACCTGCAGGAAAACAATCATAGCAAGTATCCTAGCCGACGGTAGAAAAGAGTAGGAATGGCACCTCGTAGTTGTGCAGAGTTGGGCGTGGCAGCCCTGGTCCGGTCCTGGGGACTGCGCCTTGTGCTCACCTGCATCTCCACACGCAGCCGGGTGGGCCGCCTGGAGAGCCGGTGGATGTGGTCGTTCCCCAGCCAGAAGTCCCCACGGATGCTGCCAAAGCCCTGCTTGTACTGCTTCCAGTCCCGGTAGAAGGAGACGAGGCCACTCTTGCGTCTCTGAATGATGGTCCAGCCGCCACCTGAAGTCTCCATGTCACAGAACACCTGGAACGGAGGGGACGCCCTGGTCAGTTTCCGCTGAGACAGGCAGCATAAGCCTGAGCATGGCTTCTCACCTTCTCTTGCCCCCAGAGTTGATGGACATATGCCCTTCCACAGCCTCTGGCTCACTGGCTAGCAATTCTCCCCAGTATTGGCAAGCTGGGCAGGCTGGTGGTTTGCTGAGAAAGATCAAAATCGAGGATGAGAGCAAGTGCATGTCGAGTTTGAAGGGAAAGCATCCAGGCCCTCTGACATGCTCCCTGTATGTTCTCTGTTTTCTCCTCCCCAAAGAGTAACTGCCATAGGCCATGGCAAGACTTCACAGCACGTAGGTTGTGGTGAGAACGTGATCTAACCACATCAGAAGGATTAGTGTTTGGTTAGTAGTGATTTGAAGGAGCCAAACAGATGCTTGGACTTTTTCCCCTAGTAAATGGAATGTTTAGATCGCTCTCTGGTATTTGGCGTGCTTGCGTCCCTGTCTTGAGTTTCCCGCTCTTTAGACTGACTAGCCCTGCTGTCCCCAGCCTTTGAGTGGGTAGAGAAGAGATGACAGAACCCAGGCAGTGGGCTGCGGTGGGCTTACCTCCAGTTCAGGGCTGCCCAAGAAGTCGTCAGGAGGAAGCTTGTATACTCCAGAGATGCGGTAGTTCTTCTGGTAGAGGGATGAGCAGTCGTAGATGGCATCTGCAGGAGTAAGCCACAGGGTGAGCATCCAGGCCCAGGCTCCAGGGCTGGCCGCACCCCTGCTGCATCTCTACACTGAAAGTTTAAAAGGGAGACTTCCTTCTACCACCAAATTCATAGGAGTGTTCATTCCTGTGCAGTGTCCAGACTCGGGAGACATGGATATCAGGAGATCTGGAATAAGTGTGTGTTGGCCTCACTGGTGGTAGGGCTGAGAGGTAGGGAAGCCCTTCACCTGAGTTGCACAGCAGTACAAACATGCTTAAGGTTTGTGCTAAAGTAAATTATCCTGCTGTGGTTTTAGGGCATGAATTCTGGAGTCTTTAAAATGCGTGGGGACCACTAACAGATGCTACTGTTTAATGGATTCAGCTTCTGAAACAGCAAACCTCTATTCCCAGATAAGTCATGAGGATCTCAGAGGGTTTggttttattgtttctgtttgtttgttttgttgtttttcagaggTAATGGCTACTGCTTACCAGATCCCTTATTAGCAGagatttataattttatcttCTCCACCTTAATTCAACACTGTTCAACAGATGAAAATGCAGACAGTCTAAGGAACCCCCTGCAGGCCTTCCCCTGGCACTGTTATTAAAACAAGGAAATGAGAGCTTTGGGCAGGCTGGCTTTCTCTCTGGGGTTGATTTTAATGTTTCCTCAGTTGCCCTCGGGGCTAGTGCCTTACAAGGGATTGTGTCTCCTGTTCTGAATATCAGAGAGCACTATGGAAGGGACAGCCTTTCCAAATAGGACCAGAAAGCAGAAACCCTCGCCTGGCCAGGAGATGCTCCCTGCCTGTCTGCCTGGGAGTTCTTTTCTTGGTGACCACTGCACTCAGCCTTCGAGAAGAGGACACGGTCACAGACGGTGACTCTTTCACTGTGGGAATTGTTTGAGGCAGAGTGCTCTGCAGAGGGGAAATGGGAGACCCATGTCTTCGCCATCAGAGTTCTTCACTTCCTGTTACTGCTCTCTCCAAGGGGCTAGCTCCTTACAGAGTGTAAAGGTGCCCCCACATCTGCTAGTAGAGAAGGGAAGTAGGAATGAGGGCCTGGGCAGTAGGAGGATGAGGCCCAGCAAGGCCCAAGAAGCTCCTTGACCTGTTTGGAGGTGGTACAGGTCAGGTTCCTCTACCTTCCTTGGTCACCTGCATATCTGTTTCATCTCACAGACCCAAATCAGGATTCATTTGTCTGAAAAATGGCCTGAAAATACCTTTCTTGTCCCAAGCTGAGGATCAGGAAGTACATACTGAGAAAGCGATTTACACAAAATTTGAGGCTTAATTTCCAGTTAAAACTTTTTCTTCATTTGGACTAAGGATTGCCAGTGACTTACTCTGTTCTTGTGTCAGTAAGAAGCAACATATCTATAGACTCTGCTCCCTGTAGCTAGTAATTTGCTGATATTTTCAGAAAACCACATTTCTGTCTAAACGAATTCTCCTGGCCTGTCTGAGCCAAGCTAACTAGAAACTAAGAATTGTTTTGCAAAAGAAAAGAGTAGTAAACGTATCTTATTTTGGGCCTActaaaaaatgcaaatttcagCATTGCATTTTCCTGTATGACTAGGGACAATGTTGAGATTTGgggggaaaagaaatagaaatgtagaATTGAGGAATCTTGAGGAACCAGTCCTTTTTTAACACAAAGGACTCCTTAGATGCCCTGGGCAGTGTCTGTGCACTTAATTCTGAGCCAATGAGAAGAGTGAGATCGGCCAGTAGGACAACCAAGTTCCATTATTGCCCAGCCCACTAAATCCCAGGAACCCGAGAAAACTGTTTTTGGTAAAAAGTTTGCTTCTAGAGATGTTATGATTTTGGTGTTTGTTCCTACTTTGGTGGGACTGAGGGGACAGCTGGTCAGCTCTGGGCAAGGAAATGGACTAATCGGGAATACATGAGCTCTAAGACttcctgtgtgactctgggcagacCGCCTGATCTCTCTGTGCTCCAGGATGGCGATTCATACCTTCAGTATGCCGAAACATTGCAGGAGTAAAGAGAGACCTGGGTAAATTTACAGCATcttagaaatcaaaagaaatactTTGTAAGCCTTTGCAAAAGAGAAACTAGAGCTGGTGGCACATACCCAAGAAACTAAATTCCATGAGAAACCCCAGGGAGCATTCTGATCACATCACCTAGAAGCAGGGCTGCAGACGGGAGGCACTCAGCTGTGTGAGCGGGAGGTGGCGAGCAGCGTGAGGCTGCGTCCTCCTTACCTGCCGAGGTCTGGGTGACCGTCTGTGCTGCCTGCAGCTGCATGATGCCGATCTGGTTGTTCATCTCGGAGTACTTGCTCTCGGCCTCAGTGAGCCGCGTCTCCATGCTCTTGGCGCTGCTTTCCAGCTCCATCACCTGCATGACCACGCTGACCCAGTCCCTCTCCTGCTTCTTGCCCAGGTCACTCAGCAGGCTGCTCAGGTTGGTGATCTGGGCCTGGAGCGCCTTTGCCTCCTCACAGCAGGTGGCTGCGGTGAGCTCTGCCGGGGTCTTGCGCTTAGGGGGCTTCTGTGGCCAAACTGGGTGGCTGACAAAGGCCACGAGGAAAATGCAGAGCCATGCCACAGCCGAGAGAGTCTTTTTCAGCATCTTTCGTGGGCCTGGGTGAGGAAGGCTCTTCCTCAGGGGAACCTAGCTATGCCCAGCTGAGATGTGCAAAGCTGTGGCAGATTAAAACCTAAGACTTTCACTCGTGAGGGACTTACCGCTTTGCTGTtctctctctccttgctctttcTTAGCCTTTCTCAAAACTTGCGTTTCTGAAAGTGCAGCTCAGTTGGGTAGcctgtagcttttcttcccaagTCTGAATGCTCAACAAACTGAGCATCTTAAATATCGTTTGCTGCTGCACCTCCACCCTTACCATGGCCGAGCATGGCGCTTTAGCCCCTCCCAGATCATCTGGGAGGGTCAGGTGCCTGTCGGGTGAAGTCAGTGCAAACTTAGGCCAGAGGAGGGGACGGGAGAGACAGGGGCGCGTCTTTCTTTCCCTGCCTGCACAGTCTCTGGGCCGAGACCAGAGGGCTGAGTTCGTATGTTTCCAGTTTTGCCTATTAGATTGTGCCCCTGCCAGCCACTGGCTCAGCTCTATCAGTGAGCAGGGCAGGGTCAGAAGAGTTTCCAGATTCCATTCTAAAGGTTACATAACCACGGGGTGAGCACAAGGTAGGCAAAGAGAGTGGGGATAAGACTCCGCTCACCCCGGGAGACCTGTTAATGCAATCCATGCTGTTTATACACGGCTCTAGTCTATTTTGGCATCCTTCTGAGTATGCTTTTAACAAGGCTGGTTATTCCTTTCTCTGATCAGCATTCAGTGTTTTACAAAACCCTCTTTTGGCTAGGATCTAATGCCATCTCTCATTTGAAAATTTCCAACCtagaaaaagttttagaaataggAGGATAGCGTAAAGTTTTTAGGAAGTGAAAAAGGACTTGGTACTCACAGGGTTTACCCAGTTGTCTGTCTTTTTACATACTTTCTCCTTCAATAAGGAGTGGGCCAGTGTTAGCCTCTTGGTACCGGTATGTCAGCGATGACAGTGGGGCAGAAACACAGGGCATGATCCCTACAGGACTTGTTACCTGCGTGGGCATCCGCACGTCCATGGTTTTCAGGCAGAGCAAGAAACAGGCCCAGCCACAGCCCAGGTCCTAAACCTGGAAAGTTAAAACGTAGAGAAAAGAATCCCCATGGCCTAATAATGCACGTCTAGAGTCTCATTTCCCTTTTCCTGTGGAATATGGTTTCCAGATTCATTATATATGATCTATATCCCTGAAAATAGGGATATTGTAATCTTTTGTGTCCTGTATTTAAAGGAGATTCCTCCTTTgaaaacaaatgggaaaaaagaCTGGGTTTTCAgcacattttaaatctttaaaatggaCTTTTCACTAAGAATGTAAACAGAGGTCCCTGTCTCTGTACATGGTAGCTGTCTTTGGAACATACGCTTGTCATTTCCAGGTACAGTTGTTGTGTGTTCTGTGGCTATTCTGTGTGGGCCCTTCACACATGAGCGTGAGGCCTGGCCTCAGGCCCTCCTTCCTGCCATGACCCCCAGAGCCCTTTTCTAGTCAGGGCTTCTGCTTCTCAGAAAGTCATTTCTTTTGAGGCAGCTGGAGTACCAGacactatttttttccccctgtaaatAAAAAAGCAGGAGTGGATCTCTGTGCATGCCTAGGAGTGAGGGTGCTGCTGGCGCCCTGTGGCAGTTGTCACACTGCTCAGAAGGACTTGTTCAGCATTGGCGCCATCAGCCCACCCCTGCCCTCTCTTGGCATATGTCTGGCTGTGGCAGCCTTAGCTCATGGTGTTCACTTCGCTTTGGTGAACCTGGCCACGACCACCAGGTTCACTAGGGTCTGCTAAACTCCACTGGCATCTTCAAGATGATCTCCTACCTAGCAAACGACCCTGAGCTCAAACCATGAGTCACACACTCCTGTGCGGCATCACACATGACCCTGCCGTCTTGGTAGAGAACACCCTGGAAGAAAGGTGCTTTGTGGCTTTCTAGCcaactttcttttattctttctggtAGCCACTTCCCCTGCCCAAACAGAAAAATGTTATGAATAGATTTTCATATCTGGGCAgaaaatgaatcagttcagtttagtcgtttagtcgctcagtcgtgtccgactctgcgaccccatggaccacagcgtgcaagccttcctgtccatcaccaactcccggagtttactcaaactcctgtccatcgaattggtgatgccatccaaccatctcatcctctgtcgtccccttctcctgccctcaatctttgcctgcatcagggtctttcccagtgagtcagttccttgtatcaggtgtccaaagtattggagtttcaacttcagcatcagtccttacaatgaatattcagaactgatttcctttaggatggactggttgaatctccttgcagtccaagggactctcaagagtcttctccaacaccacagttcaaaaagcatcaattctttggtgctcagctttctttatagtccaactctcacatccatacatgactactggaaaaaacatagctttgactagacggacctttgttgg
It contains:
- the ANGPTL7 gene encoding angiopoietin-related protein 7, with the protein product MLKKTLSAVAWLCIFLVAFVSHPVWPQKPPKRKTPAELTAATCCEEAKALQAQITNLSSLLSDLGKKQERDWVSVVMQVMELESSAKSMETRLTEAESKYSEMNNQIGIMQLQAAQTVTQTSADAIYDCSSLYQKNYRISGVYKLPPDDFLGSPELEVFCDMETSGGGWTIIQRRKSGLVSFYRDWKQYKQGFGSIRGDFWLGNDHIHRLSRRPTRLRVEMQDWEGNMRYAEYSHFVLGNELNSYRLFLGNYSGDVGNDALIYHNNTAFSTKDKDNDNCLDKCAQLRKGGYWYNCCTDSNLNGVYYRLGEHNKHLDGITWYGWHGSSYSLKRVEMKIRPEDFQP